Part of the Janibacter endophyticus genome is shown below.
CGAGCGGCCGATGCACCAGGCGATCGCCGCCGCACCGCCCGCGTCACGCAGGATCAGGTCGTCCCGCAGCGCTCGCTCGCGTAGAGCCGGTAGAGGCAGTACGCGGCGACCGCGCACAGCAGGTGCCATACCGCGTGGCCCTGGAGGAACGAGTGCGGGTCGCAGAGCAGGCCACCGTCGTGCGAGAGGAGCCAGATCCCGAAGGCGGCCAGCAGAGCACCCACCGCCCAGTACCCCCAGCGGTCGTCCCGCCGGCGGCGGCTGCGCAGGGCGAGCTCGATGCCGGCCGTCGCCACGAGCAGCGCGGCGAAGACCGCGTTGCCGGTGTGCCCGACGACCGGCACGCTCCCGGCCGTCGCGACCACCTCGCAGAGCACGACGAGCCCGACGAAGACCGTGCCCGCGAGGACGACGCCGCCACCGACGAGCCGCATCACCGCGTAGGCCGTGGCGAAGCCCGCGACGAGGTACATCGAGAGCATGTCGAGACGTCCGCCGAGGGCTGACTCGGTCGCGTGCATCGCCATCGACGCCGGGCCGAGGAGCGTGACGACGACCGCCATGAGGGTCGCGAGACGGGGCCG
Proteins encoded:
- a CDS encoding ceramidase domain-containing protein, whose amino-acid sequence is MTAGPTRPSFVPVAVSALVGAVTLTLLLVGAAKGWLGPDVDRGGFFCEAERDCLLKQPANSLSNLGFVVAGLAIAWHARRPEGQLARPRLATLMAVVVTLLGPASMAMHATESALGGRLDMLSMYLVAGFATAYAVMRLVGGGVVLAGTVFVGLVVLCEVVATAGSVPVVGHTGNAVFAALLVATAGIELALRSRRRRDDRWGYWAVGALLAAFGIWLLSHDGGLLCDPHSFLQGHAVWHLLCAVAAYCLYRLYASERCGTT